A genomic window from Gammaproteobacteria bacterium includes:
- a CDS encoding aconitate hydratase, which produces MPMNVAHKLIHSHLIDGKMEPDSEIGLRVDQTLTQDATGTLVMLELEAMGVKRVKTEVSVQYVDHNLIQEDYKNADDHLFLQSACQKFGLWYSRPGNGVSHPVHMQVFGKPGKMLLGSDSHTCASGSLGMLAIGTGGLEVALAMAGQPYYVKMPKIFGVKLTGKFPDWVSAKDVILEMLRRHSVKGGVGYIIEYHGPALEHLSAMDRHVIANMGAELGATTTVFPSDQNIKRFLKGQNREEEWIELLADEGSTYDKEDEINLSDLEPLIAKPSNPDKVVKVKEVAGEPIYQAYIGSSANPGFRDFAISAEIVRGRKVPSYVSYDVNPTSRSSLEELVSEGYLGDMIHAGARVHQAGCNGCIGMGQAPATGRNSLRTTPRNFPGRSGTPEDSVFLCSPETATASALTGKITDPRDLDMPYPNIVNRDERPFNREMLQSPIAEEQALQVNLIKGPNIASLPSLGPLAKAFEIPILLKVGDNISTDAILPAGARVLPYRSNIPKISEFVYELVDPSYARRAKELSAVKGHIIVGGENYGQGSSREHAALAPRYLGLQMVIAKSFARIHWQNLINFGILPAQFMAPGVYNEIEKEEVIQLADIDSFLKNGKAMLQIKNTNKEFEVKHTLSERQIEIVKAGGLINWIREQPQ; this is translated from the coding sequence ATGCCCATGAACGTTGCCCACAAACTCATACACTCACATTTAATCGATGGCAAGATGGAGCCTGATAGCGAAATCGGGTTACGAGTCGACCAAACCCTTACTCAAGATGCTACCGGGACTTTAGTCATGTTAGAACTTGAAGCGATGGGGGTAAAAAGAGTAAAGACTGAAGTCTCCGTGCAATACGTCGATCACAATCTTATCCAAGAAGATTACAAAAATGCAGATGATCATCTTTTTTTACAGAGCGCTTGTCAAAAATTTGGCCTCTGGTATAGCCGCCCAGGTAACGGGGTAAGCCACCCTGTTCATATGCAGGTATTTGGCAAGCCCGGCAAGATGTTACTCGGCTCCGATAGCCACACCTGCGCCTCCGGATCGCTTGGCATGTTAGCAATAGGCACCGGAGGACTTGAAGTTGCGCTAGCAATGGCAGGCCAGCCCTATTATGTGAAAATGCCTAAAATTTTTGGGGTGAAATTAACGGGAAAATTTCCGGATTGGGTCAGCGCTAAAGATGTCATTTTGGAAATGCTACGCAGACACAGTGTCAAAGGTGGCGTAGGATACATCATTGAATATCACGGGCCCGCCCTTGAACACTTGAGTGCAATGGATCGTCATGTTATTGCAAACATGGGCGCCGAACTTGGAGCCACCACCACCGTGTTCCCTTCTGACCAAAATATAAAGCGCTTTCTGAAAGGTCAAAATCGAGAAGAAGAATGGATTGAGCTCCTTGCCGATGAAGGGTCCACCTATGATAAAGAAGACGAGATCAATCTTAGCGATCTGGAGCCCCTTATTGCAAAACCTTCTAATCCTGACAAAGTCGTTAAAGTCAAAGAAGTGGCTGGGGAACCTATTTACCAGGCCTATATTGGTTCTTCAGCCAACCCCGGCTTTCGCGATTTTGCTATTTCAGCTGAGATAGTAAGAGGCCGAAAAGTACCTTCTTATGTTTCCTACGACGTGAACCCTACCTCTCGAAGCTCTTTAGAGGAGTTAGTAAGCGAAGGATATTTAGGGGATATGATTCATGCAGGCGCCAGAGTGCATCAAGCTGGATGTAATGGCTGCATAGGAATGGGGCAAGCACCCGCAACCGGTCGTAACAGCCTAAGAACAACTCCTAGAAATTTTCCGGGACGTTCTGGCACGCCTGAAGACAGCGTGTTTCTATGTAGCCCAGAAACAGCCACAGCTTCCGCCTTAACCGGAAAAATTACCGACCCTCGTGATCTAGACATGCCCTACCCCAATATTGTTAATCGCGATGAAAGACCCTTTAATCGTGAAATGTTGCAATCGCCCATTGCAGAAGAACAAGCGCTACAAGTTAACTTAATCAAAGGGCCGAATATCGCCTCCTTACCTTCGCTCGGACCTTTAGCGAAAGCTTTTGAAATCCCGATTTTGCTCAAAGTGGGCGATAACATTTCTACTGATGCAATTTTACCTGCGGGTGCTCGAGTATTACCTTATAGAAGCAATATCCCTAAAATCAGTGAATTCGTATATGAATTGGTGGATCCCAGTTATGCAAGACGTGCCAAAGAATTATCTGCAGTAAAAGGACATATTATTGTGGGTGGCGAAAATTATGGGCAAGGTTCTAGTCGAGAACATGCTGCATTAGCACCCCGCTATCTCGGTCTGCAAATGGTTATTGCAAAAAGTTTTGCTCGCATTCATTGGCAAAACCTTATTAATTTTGGGATTTTACCTGCTCAATTTATGGCACCGGGTGTGTACAATGAAATTGAAAAGGAAGAAGTCATTCAGCTTGCTGACATTGATTCCTTTCTCAAAAATGGTAAGGCAATGTTGCAAATTAAGAATACCAATAAAGAATTCGAGGTCAAACATACTTTATCTGAACGACAAATTGAAATCGTCAAAGCCGGTGGACTCATAAACTGGATTCGAGAACAGCCTCAATGA
- a CDS encoding MotA/TolQ/ExbB proton channel family protein gives MPQQDDFDKYTEKSVKSIDHAFIEATELKEPLEVVKASFELADRTHRPLLEALQTIASAIPPLKLLITSIVGIWEIIHAIFLDRETSKLSRGAKVGMTLTLIGLGIAAIVALPVAGALLVASAGVALGKELLNVATSMSAYISAKGKLSAESDPVKRVVLEKEVKAKRDKVIDNIISTTLAAASLVGFAMLITPLAPVGLGILIATSSIGIGIKLLPPLFKKIGKGISSIFQRTKNEKTATSISDDELSPQEKLKNDISPAPSLEKETTALISEIISDHPKQEVEMGLQEMHQPKEVDEPIVQSIQKVRVKDPEISADNQDEDPSSGKSFDKNS, from the coding sequence ATGCCGCAACAAGATGATTTTGATAAATATACCGAAAAGTCAGTGAAATCAATAGATCACGCATTTATTGAAGCGACAGAACTCAAGGAGCCCCTGGAAGTGGTGAAGGCGAGTTTCGAGCTCGCTGATAGAACCCATCGACCTCTTTTAGAAGCCCTGCAGACTATTGCCAGTGCCATTCCTCCTCTCAAGTTATTAATCACCAGTATTGTAGGTATTTGGGAAATTATTCATGCCATCTTTCTGGATAGAGAGACTTCTAAATTATCACGTGGCGCTAAAGTAGGCATGACGCTCACCCTTATCGGTCTTGGTATTGCAGCGATTGTTGCCTTACCGGTGGCGGGCGCTTTGTTAGTAGCAAGTGCGGGGGTGGCACTAGGAAAAGAACTGTTGAATGTGGCTACCTCTATGAGTGCTTATATTTCAGCGAAAGGAAAACTCTCGGCAGAATCTGATCCGGTTAAAAGAGTTGTTCTAGAAAAAGAGGTAAAAGCGAAGCGCGATAAGGTCATCGATAATATAATTTCAACGACATTGGCGGCTGCAAGTTTGGTGGGATTTGCTATGCTCATCACTCCATTAGCGCCGGTGGGGTTAGGAATATTAATTGCTACGTCTTCCATTGGTATCGGTATAAAACTCTTGCCGCCCCTATTTAAAAAAATAGGCAAGGGCATAAGCTCCATTTTTCAGCGAACTAAGAATGAAAAAACTGCAACATCGATTTCTGATGATGAATTATCACCTCAAGAAAAACTTAAAAATGATATTTCTCCTGCACCTTCTTTGGAAAAAGAGACCACTGCTCTCATCTCTGAAATTATTTCAGATCATCCAAAACAAGAAGTTGAAATGGGTCTTCAAGAAATGCATCAACCCAAAGAAGTGGATGAGCCAATTGTTCAATCAATACAAAAGGTCCGAGTTAAAGACCCGGAAATTTCTGCAGATAATCAGGATGAAGATCCGAGTAGTGGCAAATCCTTCGATAAAAATTCGTAA
- the fumC gene encoding class II fumarate hydratase: MSEKTRIESDSMGQIEVPANRYWGAQTQRSLTHFDIGGDVMPPELIKAFAILKKAAALTNLALGKLSKEKTNAIVESADEVIKGQFDQEFPLRIWQTGSGTQTNMNVNEVIGNRAAEKLGGQRGSREFIHPNDDVNMSQSSNDTFPTAMHIAATQQIINKLIPAVKELRDELAKKQKEYDSIIKIGRTHLQDAVPMTLGQEFSGYVAQLDMNLQFIEKILPFLQELALGGTAVGTGLNTHPKFAEMAAKEIAILTGIEFTTAPNKFAALASHEAILMASSALKTLATSLMKIANDIRWLASGPRCGLGELILPENEPGSSIMPGKVNPTQCEALTMVCVQVMGNDNTITIAGSQGNFELNVFKPVMIFNLLQSINILADSCRCFTKYAIRGMEVNKQKIASYVRDSLMLVTALNPVIGYDRAAEIAHKAYVEGTTLKEAGLSLGFLTAEQFDEAVQPAKMANPHATTR; the protein is encoded by the coding sequence ATGTCAGAAAAAACCAGAATAGAATCCGATAGTATGGGTCAAATTGAGGTACCGGCTAATCGTTATTGGGGAGCCCAAACGCAACGCTCGCTCACACATTTTGATATTGGGGGTGATGTGATGCCTCCAGAACTTATAAAAGCGTTCGCTATTTTGAAAAAAGCGGCAGCGCTCACCAATTTGGCGCTAGGCAAACTTTCAAAAGAAAAAACAAATGCGATTGTGGAAAGTGCTGACGAAGTGATTAAGGGACAGTTTGATCAAGAGTTCCCGCTACGAATATGGCAAACAGGTAGTGGTACCCAAACTAATATGAATGTAAATGAAGTGATTGGCAATCGGGCCGCCGAGAAATTGGGTGGACAGAGAGGCAGCCGAGAATTTATTCATCCGAACGATGACGTAAATATGTCTCAATCATCAAATGACACCTTTCCCACTGCAATGCATATTGCCGCTACCCAACAAATAATCAATAAATTAATTCCGGCAGTTAAAGAATTACGTGATGAGTTAGCCAAGAAGCAAAAAGAATACGATAGCATTATAAAGATTGGGCGAACCCACCTTCAAGATGCAGTTCCTATGACGTTAGGCCAAGAATTTTCCGGCTATGTTGCGCAGTTGGATATGAATCTTCAATTTATTGAAAAAATACTACCTTTTCTACAAGAATTAGCACTCGGAGGCACTGCAGTCGGTACAGGTCTAAATACTCATCCCAAGTTTGCAGAAATGGCTGCAAAAGAAATCGCAATTTTAACCGGCATTGAATTCACAACGGCGCCCAATAAATTTGCTGCTTTGGCGAGTCATGAAGCTATTCTGATGGCAAGTAGTGCTTTAAAAACATTAGCTACGTCATTGATGAAAATAGCAAATGATATACGCTGGCTAGCATCTGGCCCACGATGCGGCTTGGGGGAACTTATTCTCCCCGAGAATGAACCGGGGTCTTCTATCATGCCTGGAAAAGTGAACCCGACCCAGTGCGAAGCATTGACTATGGTATGCGTCCAAGTAATGGGTAATGACAACACGATAACAATTGCAGGTTCGCAAGGAAATTTTGAGCTTAATGTGTTTAAGCCAGTGATGATATTCAACTTGCTACAGTCGATTAATATTTTGGCAGACTCTTGTCGCTGCTTCACAAAATACGCTATTCGAGGCATGGAGGTTAATAAACAAAAAATCGCTAGCTACGTGAGAGATTCCTTGATGCTGGTAACTGCCTTAAACCCTGTTATTGGTTATGATAGAGCGGCTGAAATTGCGCATAAAGCATATGTGGAAGGTACTACTCTTAAAGAAGCCGGACTCTCATTAGGTTTTTTAACCGCCGAGCAGTTTGATGAAGCTGTGCAGCCCGCAAAAATGGCTAACCCCCATGCAACTACACGTTAG
- a CDS encoding tandem-95 repeat protein, translating into MAIILGNSEDNLINGTSSNDVITGENGADTIEGGAGSDIIDGGNGADTIEGGSGNDILSGGNGEDTLDGGAGNDILSGGNGEDTLEGGAGNDLLSGGNGDDYLEGGAGNDLVNGDSGNDTLAYNVGENLTSVDFYNGGNGTDTLQFTFDFSVLSQLSNSFGYSSVNSYLSSIQNFFTQQKSAGYSIDFSRFGFNLTAQNIENLTINIVDGPNIAPTALPGATAVTVEDASYTFKLSNFGFSDPDVGDTLQSIRFTNLPSSDNGQLLLNSAPVIAGQTILATDIVQGKLQFSPAENVNGTNLTQFNYQVSDGDSWSTNSAATNINVSAVNDAPIAHGISNQVVSEESTFTFTVPNEAFTDVDKATNGDTLTYSATLADGNALPDWLHFDSTSHTLSGTPDDPNVGTINIKITATDSNNAQASNIFNLTVNPVNDAPVARNDTAVVNEDNQVVINPLANDTDVDGDNLVVSNFDSASAQGGVITYQDGNLVYAPAANFNGTDTFNYSIADGKGGTHNATVSVNVLAVNDAPTANADSLIVDQNSNNNIINVLNNDTQGPANESSQLLKVIAANADFGLVTINEDGTLSYKPNDGHFGDDVIHYTIQDNGLTNDVLDPKTASSVVNVTINQAGDLFTEQNDTVNFNAITAGQYPVDQYYNALGGNDTVYLPQDEAHAQLSGYDINVGFRDGAGSDNIYGGNLNDLFIASSAPASDRDFYSGGGGVDTVFFGQVNAAVTVILENVYQNTGGAGTQAYGSIENAIGTNFNDVLVGNSDANQLAGAGGDDTLYGQAGNDYLVGGLGNDTIYGGTGIDTVSYYDAASQVNVILSSQTDGIGHVTGGAGNDTVSGIENIVGSYWHGGTLTGSDDDNTFFVGVGDDFVNGGKGTDTISYELVDAGVVVNLLFSDINNSPYAQNTQGAGVDLILSIENVTGTQFNDAIQGDANNNIIDDGGAGNDLLVGGLGNDTASYSLAQSGVTVSLLLQSQSQNTIGSGLDQLFGFENLSGSNFDDKLIGDNNNNVLTGGNGNDELIGNGGIDTASYSTAASGVSVDLQLQDQYQNTLSAGQDKLSGIENLTGSDYNDTLIGNGSSNTLTGGKGNDTLTGMGGDDYLRGGPGTNILDGGLGIDTVDYRFHNSTLQIGVNVSLTANTAQNNTGVQVPAGEVFHDSLSSIENIIGSAYPDTLIGNDADNVIFPGANSFSPFSGNFDTIDGKGGVDTVDYLYSLESVNVQLSNNTHLLNVENVYGSNFDDSITGDAGNNTLYGRNGNDILNGGAGNDTIYANGNDFIDGGLGTDTVSYKFMDIGVTLNLLFPGVFALNSITDTLSSIENIEGTNFNDGLTGDDFVNTITGGAGNDTLVGAGGADTLDGGIGNDTLRGGADNDYLAAGEGSNQVFGDDGDDFMLDGGINSSDRYTGGAGIDTVSYANALSNVIATLYPVDQIFFQAGNYYRDTGGGGSDWHISIENLIGSNFDDVLNGNDANNVLQGGIGNDTLVGGLGSDTASYADAASSVVVTLQTQAAQNTFGSGTDTLVSIENLIGSDYDDSLTGNSGNNIIDGGKGDDFMDGGLGNDTVSYASASAGVSIDMYQVGTYQNTGGAGNDALTGFENIIGSSFGDVIKGNDGNNMIWGGAGNDFLSGGGGNDIIDGGAGDDEIYGIAGFDTASYGSASGGVTVSLALQGTFQDTGSAGSDNLNGINNLSGSNFNDILTGDDGDNIINGLLGADTLKGGKGNDRLSGGEDPMNVNHDTAVYTGAFNEYEISSQNNGDYSIFDTVAGRDGSDVVSNIRYLSFSDMNVDLSTLIID; encoded by the coding sequence ATGGCTATTATTTTGGGTAATTCTGAGGATAATCTAATTAATGGAACTTCCTCAAATGATGTTATTACTGGGGAGAACGGTGCCGATACCATTGAGGGAGGGGCTGGCAGCGATATTATAGATGGCGGCAATGGAGCTGATACTATTGAAGGAGGGTCAGGAAACGATATTTTAAGTGGGGGTAACGGCGAAGATACCTTAGATGGAGGCGCAGGTAACGACATTTTAAGCGGCGGCAATGGTGAGGACACTCTCGAGGGCGGAGCGGGAAATGATCTGTTAAGCGGCGGTAATGGAGATGATTATCTCGAAGGCGGCGCAGGCAACGATCTGGTCAATGGTGATAGTGGTAATGATACCCTGGCTTATAATGTAGGTGAAAATTTAACTAGCGTAGATTTTTATAATGGAGGTAATGGCACAGATACACTCCAATTTACTTTTGACTTCAGCGTTTTAAGTCAATTATCCAATTCATTTGGCTATTCAAGTGTTAATTCTTATTTATCGTCTATTCAAAATTTCTTTACGCAACAGAAATCCGCGGGTTACTCGATCGATTTTTCGCGTTTCGGATTTAATCTTACTGCTCAAAACATCGAAAACCTAACTATTAATATAGTGGATGGGCCGAATATTGCTCCTACAGCTTTACCTGGAGCTACTGCTGTTACCGTAGAGGATGCTTCCTATACATTTAAGCTTTCAAATTTCGGGTTTAGTGATCCGGATGTGGGCGATACCTTACAATCAATCCGCTTTACCAATTTACCTTCGAGTGATAACGGTCAGCTACTGTTAAATAGCGCTCCCGTAATTGCAGGTCAGACCATTTTAGCCACCGATATAGTGCAAGGAAAACTACAGTTTTCGCCAGCAGAGAATGTTAATGGCACGAATTTAACACAATTTAACTACCAAGTGAGTGATGGCGATAGCTGGAGTACGAATTCAGCGGCCACAAACATTAATGTCTCAGCAGTTAATGATGCTCCTATCGCACATGGTATATCCAACCAAGTAGTTAGCGAAGAGTCAACGTTCACTTTTACAGTGCCAAATGAAGCTTTTACTGATGTAGATAAGGCGACTAATGGCGATACCCTAACTTATAGCGCAACCTTAGCAGATGGTAATGCCTTACCTGATTGGCTCCATTTTGATTCCACCTCGCATACCTTAAGTGGCACGCCTGATGACCCAAATGTGGGAACAATAAATATAAAAATAACGGCGACTGATAGTAATAATGCTCAGGCTTCGAATATTTTTAATCTCACAGTTAATCCAGTCAATGATGCACCGGTTGCAAGAAACGATACTGCTGTCGTAAATGAAGACAATCAGGTCGTAATTAATCCATTAGCCAATGACACCGATGTGGATGGTGATAATTTGGTAGTAAGTAATTTTGATTCAGCCAGTGCGCAAGGGGGGGTAATTACTTACCAAGATGGTAATTTAGTGTATGCTCCTGCTGCAAATTTTAATGGTACCGATACATTTAATTATTCCATAGCCGATGGTAAGGGTGGCACGCACAATGCAACAGTTTCAGTAAATGTTCTTGCAGTGAATGATGCCCCAACCGCCAATGCCGATAGCTTAATTGTCGATCAAAATAGCAATAATAATATTATTAATGTGCTTAACAATGACACTCAAGGTCCCGCAAATGAATCCTCACAATTGCTGAAAGTTATCGCAGCAAACGCTGATTTTGGATTGGTTACTATCAATGAAGACGGTACGTTAAGCTATAAGCCTAATGACGGCCATTTTGGAGATGATGTCATTCATTACACCATCCAAGATAACGGTCTTACCAATGATGTTCTTGATCCCAAGACCGCTTCAAGTGTGGTCAATGTAACAATTAATCAAGCGGGTGATTTATTTACAGAACAAAATGACACCGTAAATTTTAATGCAATAACAGCCGGGCAATATCCTGTTGACCAGTATTATAATGCGCTAGGAGGTAATGATACTGTTTATCTACCTCAAGATGAAGCCCATGCCCAGCTCAGTGGTTATGATATTAACGTTGGATTTAGAGATGGCGCTGGATCAGACAATATATATGGCGGTAATTTAAACGATCTGTTTATTGCGAGCAGTGCTCCTGCAAGCGACCGGGATTTTTATTCAGGTGGTGGTGGAGTGGATACTGTGTTCTTCGGACAAGTGAATGCTGCTGTTACGGTGATATTAGAAAATGTATATCAAAATACAGGCGGTGCAGGTACTCAAGCCTATGGCAGTATCGAAAACGCAATTGGCACGAATTTCAACGATGTTTTAGTGGGCAACAGTGACGCTAACCAATTGGCGGGTGCAGGTGGCGATGACACCCTTTATGGTCAAGCGGGCAATGACTATCTTGTAGGCGGGCTGGGCAACGATACAATCTATGGCGGTACAGGTATAGATACTGTTTCTTACTATGATGCTGCTTCCCAGGTTAATGTTATCCTCTCTTCTCAAACAGATGGTATAGGCCACGTAACCGGCGGCGCTGGAAACGATACAGTTAGCGGTATTGAAAACATCGTAGGCTCCTATTGGCATGGTGGCACCTTAACAGGAAGCGATGACGACAATACCTTCTTTGTTGGCGTAGGTGACGATTTCGTGAATGGCGGCAAGGGCACAGATACTATTTCCTATGAGCTGGTAGATGCAGGTGTTGTGGTTAACCTATTATTTTCAGATATCAATAATAGCCCTTATGCCCAAAATACCCAGGGCGCGGGGGTTGATCTTATATTGAGCATAGAAAATGTGACTGGTACCCAATTCAATGATGCGATACAGGGCGACGCAAATAACAATATTATTGACGATGGTGGCGCAGGTAATGACTTGCTGGTGGGAGGCCTCGGTAACGATACCGCATCGTATTCTCTTGCTCAATCAGGGGTAACCGTTTCGTTGCTTTTACAATCTCAATCTCAAAATACAATCGGTTCAGGTTTAGATCAATTGTTTGGATTTGAAAATTTATCAGGGTCTAATTTCGATGATAAATTAATTGGCGATAATAATAATAACGTTCTTACCGGTGGTAATGGTAATGATGAATTAATCGGTAATGGAGGGATAGATACTGCTTCTTATTCTACAGCAGCGTCTGGAGTGAGCGTTGATTTACAATTACAAGATCAATATCAAAATACGCTGAGTGCGGGTCAGGATAAGCTAAGCGGCATCGAAAATCTCACCGGCTCTGATTACAATGATACATTAATTGGTAATGGCAGTAGTAATACCTTAACGGGGGGTAAGGGGAACGATACCTTAACCGGCATGGGTGGAGATGATTATTTAAGGGGTGGTCCAGGCACTAACATTCTTGATGGTGGCTTAGGCATTGATACCGTTGATTATCGCTTTCATAATTCTACGCTTCAAATCGGGGTTAATGTCTCTTTAACTGCCAATACTGCCCAAAACAATACTGGTGTCCAGGTTCCTGCTGGCGAGGTATTTCATGATAGTTTATCTAGTATTGAAAACATTATAGGGAGTGCATATCCTGATACTTTAATCGGTAATGATGCGGATAACGTTATATTCCCGGGTGCTAATAGCTTTTCACCCTTCTCTGGAAATTTTGACACGATAGATGGCAAAGGCGGAGTAGACACCGTGGACTATCTCTATTCCCTCGAATCGGTAAATGTTCAACTTTCCAATAACACTCATCTGCTGAATGTTGAAAATGTGTATGGCTCTAATTTTGATGACTCCATAACAGGCGACGCTGGGAATAATACTTTATACGGCCGAAATGGTAATGACATTCTCAATGGTGGTGCAGGCAATGACACTATCTATGCAAATGGCAATGACTTTATTGATGGGGGCCTTGGTACTGATACCGTTAGCTATAAATTTATGGACATTGGCGTAACCTTAAACCTCTTATTCCCCGGTGTATTTGCGCTTAATTCAATCACTGATACATTATCCTCAATTGAAAACATCGAAGGTACTAACTTTAATGATGGTTTAACAGGGGATGATTTTGTCAATACCATCACTGGTGGTGCTGGTAATGATACCTTAGTCGGTGCAGGGGGTGCTGATACGCTTGATGGCGGCATCGGCAATGACACATTGCGTGGTGGTGCTGATAATGATTATCTTGCAGCAGGCGAAGGATCTAACCAAGTTTTTGGTGATGATGGCGATGACTTTATGTTGGATGGAGGCATCAACAGTTCGGATCGTTATACCGGCGGAGCAGGAATTGATACCGTAAGTTATGCCAATGCTTTAAGTAATGTAATCGCCACACTGTACCCTGTTGATCAAATATTTTTCCAAGCCGGCAATTACTATCGCGATACCGGTGGCGGTGGTTCCGATTGGCATATAAGCATTGAAAATCTCATTGGCAGTAATTTTGATGATGTTCTTAATGGTAATGATGCGAACAACGTTCTCCAAGGGGGAATAGGTAACGATACGTTAGTAGGCGGCTTAGGTTCAGATACAGCTTCTTATGCAGATGCTGCTAGTTCAGTCGTTGTCACGCTGCAAACACAAGCTGCTCAGAATACTTTTGGTTCTGGCACCGATACGTTGGTCAGTATCGAAAACTTAATTGGTTCAGACTACGATGATTCCCTTACAGGCAACAGCGGTAACAATATCATCGACGGAGGAAAGGGGGATGATTTTATGGACGGGGGTCTTGGCAATGACACCGTCTCCTATGCTTCTGCGTCCGCTGGGGTTAGCATTGATATGTATCAAGTAGGCACCTATCAAAATACAGGGGGTGCTGGCAATGACGCTTTAACAGGCTTTGAAAACATTATCGGCTCTAGTTTTGGGGATGTCATCAAAGGTAATGATGGTAATAATATGATCTGGGGTGGCGCAGGTAATGACTTTCTAAGCGGCGGAGGCGGCAATGATATTATCGATGGTGGCGCAGGTGATGATGAAATCTATGGTATAGCGGGCTTCGATACCGCAAGTTATGGCTCCGCATCGGGTGGGGTCACTGTATCCCTTGCGCTGCAAGGGACTTTTCAAGATACAGGCTCTGCGGGTTCTGATAATTTAAATGGCATCAATAACCTTAGTGGCTCTAATTTTAATGATATTTTGACCGGAGATGACGGAGATAACATCATTAATGGGTTACTTGGGGCTGATACTTTGAAAGGAGGCAAGGGTAACGATAGGTTGAGTGGTGGTGAAGACCCCATGAATGTTAACCATGATACAGCAGTTTATACCGGTGCATTCAACGAATACGAAATATCCAGTCAAAACAACGGTGATTACTCTATCTTTGATACTGTTGCAGGCCGTGACGGCAGTGATGTTGTAAGTAATATTCGATATTTGTCGTTTTCTGACATGAATGTCGATCTATCAACTTTAATTATTGATTAG
- a CDS encoding GIY-YIG nuclease family protein: MSQKEYFVYILHCSNNSLYTGFTTDLVKRYKHHLKGTGGCKYTKSFKPHSLVQSWLIMGTKAQAMQAERYIKKLTRKEKDILIIAPERLSLYFPLERVTDEFLDFLNSPQLFTRKKT, from the coding sequence ATGTCACAAAAGGAATATTTTGTATACATACTGCATTGTAGCAATAATAGCTTGTATACCGGTTTTACCACCGATCTTGTCAAGCGCTATAAACATCACCTAAAAGGCACAGGAGGCTGTAAATATACTAAAAGTTTTAAACCGCACAGCTTAGTGCAATCCTGGCTTATAATGGGCACCAAAGCTCAAGCAATGCAGGCAGAACGATATATCAAGAAACTAACACGCAAAGAAAAGGACATTCTGATTATAGCGCCTGAACGCCTGAGTCTTTACTTCCCTCTTGAAAGAGTTACGGATGAGTTTTTAGATTTTTTAAACTCACCTCAGTTATTTACCAGAAAAAAAACATAG